A part of Miscanthus floridulus cultivar M001 chromosome 6, ASM1932011v1, whole genome shotgun sequence genomic DNA contains:
- the LOC136460225 gene encoding uncharacterized protein, producing MGEGVFPPREGEAHESDGASVPLVAEAPGVSEAEATEAGAPKTTETAAAGVGVFATTKETMVEVGAPETIEAMTAEAGAPEIAEADVMAARPSAQEAEMKVAEALAAPLRDVWDQLQRQKGLLAGANELLAAWSAEVEDLHLCCADVKVEAAMAQEQLAPLAAWVKELEEELARAASDRDAFRARAVEATASTTALAGQLGVEQNAHWLMKGALDEALAAAEASQTEAVVWRGTAEESEAEVIWAAKASSTAQTVLETEIREHEALKHATLSACEALEVEGGQSSSSLGSRLVALSSQMRERL from the exons ATGGGGGAGGGAGTGTTTCCGCCCCGTGAGGGCGAGGCtcatgagtcggatggggccagTGTGCCCTTGGTTGCtgaggcccccggggtctctgaggctgaggcgacggaggccggggcgcccaaGACCACTGAGACCGCAGCAGCAGGGGTCGGTGTTTTTGCGACCACCAAGGAAACGATGGtggaggtcggagcccccgagaccatcgAGGCCATGACTGCAGAGGCTGGAGCCCCTGAGATCGCTGAGGCTgacgtgatggcggcgaggccgtctgcccaggaggcggagatgaaggtggcggaggccttggcggcgcctttg agggacgtctgggaccagctccagcggcaaaagggcctacttgcgggtgccaacgagcttctggcgGCGTGGagtgcggaggtggaggacctccacctttgtTGTGCCGAcgtgaaggtcgaggcggccatggcccaggagcagcttgcccctctggcggcgtgggtcaaggagttggaggaggagctcgcccgcgcggccagtgatcgggatgccttcagggctcgAGCCGTTGAAGCCACGGCCTCGACCACGGCTCTCGCGGGGCAGCTAGGGGTAGAACAGAATGCGCATTGGCTGATGAAgggcgctttggatgaggcccttgcagcgGCCGAGGCCTCACAAACCGAGGCTGTAGTTTGGAGGGGGACGGCCGAGG agtcagaggcggaggttattTGGGCAGCCAAGGCTTCCAGCACGGcacagacggtgctcgagaccgagatcagggagcacgagGCACTGAAGCATGCCACCCTTTCTGCCtgtgaggccttggaggttgaagggggTCAGTcaagcagctcccttgggagccgtttggttgcactgagcagccagatgcgcgagcggctctaa
- the LOC136461672 gene encoding uncharacterized protein, with translation MMMACRRLAREAVAASLRRGAATAPTASTQAFSSSSAAAASCSSRAPVAASPIRQFLARYSNPTYQPRAAEFGPSLAARVALGLRPQFSGLNLIKGFGTSTMLTMTLHQGQVTAATKEQPSKAIAGPPPGSLKTELGPSFWPLVRKLQLPVGLIFLIMSGLHSPLGLALNILLLIYCSRPSHYSIYLFLQELRHREMGQNHAVSKEEYMRTRNVNTEDYKFFSIGTVELADGRVLHLIGILGSWWFYRVSFKWKEPV, from the exons ATGATGATGGCGTGTCGGCGGCTGGCGAGGGAGGCCGTCGCGGCCTCGCTCCGGCGGGGCGCCGCCACCGCGCCCACCGCCTCCACGCAagccttctcctcttcctccgccgccgctgcctcctgcTCCTCCCGCGCACCAGTCGCCGCCAGCCCTATTCGCCAGTTCCTCGCGCGCTATTCGAACCCCACTTACCAGCCTCGCGCTGCCGAGTTCGGGCCTTCGCTCGCCGCGAGAGTGGCCCTTGGTCTCCGGCCGCAGTTTTCAG GCCTCAATCTGATCAAAGGATTTGGAACAAGCACCATGCTAACGATGACGCTTCATCAGGGACAGGTTACTGCTGCCACAAAAG AGCAACCATCAAAAGCCATAGCTGGACCACCCCCGGGATCTTTGAAAACCGAGCTTGGGCCTTCATTTTGGCCTTTGGTCAGGAAACTTCAGCTGCCAGTTGGATTGATTTTTCTGATTATGTCTGGGTTGCACAGCCCGTTAGGTCTCGCCCTAAATATTTTGCTTCTCATCTACTGCTCGAGACCTAGCCATTATTCAATATATTTGTTTCTTCAGGAG CTTCGTCATAGGGAGATGGGTCAAAACCATGCTGTGTCGAAGGAGGAG TACATGCGTACAAGAAATGTTAATACTGAAGATTACAAGTTTTTTTCAATTGGAACCGTTGAATTAGCAGACGGGAGGGTGCTACATCTCATTGGAATTCTGGGGAGCTGGTGGTTCTACCGTGTGTCATTCAAGTGGAAAGAGCCGGTGTAG
- the LOC136461673 gene encoding U3 small nucleolar RNA-associated protein 25-like: MSFRGRGRGGRGRGGGFGYDHPAKHAPHEDFPDITLPEMKCAKASNEEKALIVSTLKLEEFWRSSCYYLEEDAPKKKNEDKEIERFSDRKRKTQSKREALSLYLKLTPSNFPAELVQGSRRGQASNKKLRWDKDSDEKAFEVFEKLEQKHKDGSKVEKEGDDEDEQEEEEVQEEENSDDDYNQNIEFDDDDDDWNQEEEAQEDFYD; encoded by the exons ATGTCGTTCCGAGGCCGTGGAAGAGGGGGCCGCGGGAGAGGTGGGGGCTTCGGGTACGACCACCCGGCCAAGCACGCGCCGCACGAGGACTTCCCG GACATCACCCTGCCAGAGATGAAGTGCGCCAAGGCGAGCAACGAGGAGAAGGCGCTGATTGTGTCCACCTTGAAACTCGAGGAGTTCTGGAGGAGTTCCTGCTACTACCTGGAGGAGGATGCTCCCAAGAAAA AGAATGAAGACAAAGAGATTGAAAGATTTTCTGATAGGAAACGTAAGACACAAAGCAAACGTGAAGCTCTTTCGTTATATCTCAAACTGACTCCTTCAAATTTCCCTGCTGAACTGGTGCAAG GATCTAGAAGAGGGCAGGCAAGCAACAAGAAGCTCCGGTGGGATAAGGATTCAG ATGAAAAGGCATTTGAAGTATTTGAGAAGCTTGAACAAAAGCACAAG GATggaagcaaggtggagaaggaaggtgatgatgaggatgagcaggaagaggaagaagtacaAGAGGAGGAAAATTCAGACGATGACTATAATCAA AATATCGAgtttgatgacgatgatgatgactgGAACCAAGAGGAAGAAGCAC AGGAAGACTTCTACGATTAA